One region of Chryseobacterium sp. SORGH_AS_0447 genomic DNA includes:
- a CDS encoding DUF1345 domain-containing protein, giving the protein MKTQESFFLKLNPVKRGIISLLAATLVFFLIFRLDLKPLIILIFCWLAFSLVFLFLDWQVILHRKVDDIRKKARDDDGNAVFVFTTIIVACFASMFAIFFLVTSKDKGVQKEIYFLPAVLGAMILSWIMVQTQYIFHYAREYYDEDTSGKKEEIGGLKFPTEDENEVYHPDYMDFAYYSFCMGCTFQVSDVSITSRNLRKITMLHGLLAFFMNTFVVALTINLVAGLNG; this is encoded by the coding sequence ATGAAAACACAAGAAAGCTTTTTCTTAAAACTTAATCCGGTGAAGAGGGGCATCATCAGCCTGCTGGCTGCAACGTTGGTTTTCTTTTTGATTTTCAGGCTGGATCTGAAACCGTTGATCATTCTTATTTTTTGCTGGCTGGCCTTTTCCCTCGTTTTTCTTTTCTTGGACTGGCAGGTGATTCTGCACCGGAAAGTGGACGACATCCGTAAAAAAGCAAGGGACGATGACGGCAATGCCGTTTTTGTTTTTACGACCATTATCGTTGCCTGCTTTGCGAGTATGTTTGCCATATTTTTCCTGGTCACCTCCAAAGACAAAGGCGTGCAGAAAGAAATCTACTTCCTCCCGGCTGTTCTTGGCGCGATGATTCTTTCCTGGATTATGGTACAGACTCAATATATCTTTCACTATGCCCGGGAATATTATGATGAAGATACTTCCGGCAAAAAAGAGGAAATCGGCGGCCTTAAATTTCCGACCGAAGACGAAAACGAAGTCTACCATCCCGATTATATGGATTTTGCATATTATTCTTTCTGCATGGGCTGTACCTTTCAGGTTTCCGACGTCAGCATTACTTCCAGGAATTTAAGAAAAATAACCATGCTCCACGGGCTGCTTGCGTTTTTCATGAATACTTTTGTTGTGGCACTAACTATTAACCTGGTTGCCGGCCTTAACGGATAA
- a CDS encoding TonB-dependent receptor domain-containing protein, whose translation MKKTIITLSFLSVAFASAQEKTNNQTTKEKQIEGVIITKTKKAVEQKADRTIFDFSEQPQLNNGNVLEGIKKLPGLISTDIAGMMYQGKVLDVYLNGRPLNITSNELNSFLEGMPANSVDRVEVITQPGAEFPATSGGAIMNIITNKNANKYLTATYSGNYSFTNYDKFRSRTSNSLNLNARNKIFGWQLNVGQNYRESMLNTDQDGLLYSDTDRYGRGYFAKSGITFDLGPDRLLLNYDIYHNNNDNYTLSDGLADVLIQENPNVYGEAKFDSYDAANTNNVRQEAVVTYQKRFSEKTQKLDFQFGFTKSDSKFDQNNIFRDVNLTDTNTQQPRVSLGNLLNNTSDMRIANFKVDYSQPIKILDGGKVSLGGLYEHQQFDTESKGLTNLEYTRQTTATYLELQAKLKKFDFILGTRAENYDISGITRYYDKANNNMLTEADLRPFNKFKLFPNASVQYNLMEQVHVTANYNKKISLPSISALNPNNVTFQGPNTQVTGNPNLQPTIFNNYEVKISAFDYAFIGYSVSSAKNQVAQIIRREGKNLFNEQINISEMKIHNFNVGLPVPFMIFSKPLSEIMKFNFNPDKINFMYIYAGYQKHDIADLDNKGFWIFNIMTQIILPKEIKLTANYSYLTPRAGYFYFTAEKPFNNSFDLTLTKKFMDNRLTVSVFANDIFNGQVMQVRSNPPQGQSVYMRNKYDTRNFGLSVNYKIPTRNKLAKEDQSILKESKKDDNSGMVPQGQ comes from the coding sequence ATGAAAAAAACAATTATTACTTTATCTTTTCTGAGTGTGGCTTTTGCTTCCGCCCAGGAAAAAACCAATAACCAGACGACGAAGGAAAAGCAGATTGAAGGTGTCATAATTACCAAAACTAAAAAAGCCGTTGAGCAAAAAGCAGATCGTACGATTTTTGATTTTTCGGAACAGCCCCAACTGAATAACGGAAACGTTCTTGAAGGAATCAAGAAGCTTCCGGGGCTTATATCAACCGATATCGCAGGAATGATGTACCAGGGAAAAGTCCTTGATGTGTACCTCAACGGGAGGCCTTTAAATATTACCTCCAACGAGCTGAATTCTTTTCTGGAAGGAATGCCTGCCAATTCGGTAGACCGCGTTGAAGTCATCACCCAGCCCGGCGCGGAATTTCCGGCAACTTCCGGCGGTGCGATCATGAACATCATTACAAATAAGAATGCCAATAAATATTTAACCGCTACTTATTCCGGAAACTATTCGTTCACGAATTATGATAAATTCAGAAGCAGAACGAGCAACTCCTTAAACTTAAATGCCAGAAACAAAATTTTCGGATGGCAGCTGAACGTCGGCCAGAATTACCGCGAAAGCATGCTGAATACCGATCAGGATGGTTTATTGTACAGTGATACCGACCGTTATGGCAGGGGGTATTTTGCAAAATCTGGAATCACTTTTGATCTCGGACCGGACCGCTTGCTTTTGAACTATGATATTTACCATAACAATAATGACAATTATACTTTAAGTGATGGTTTAGCAGATGTCCTGATTCAAGAAAATCCTAACGTTTACGGAGAAGCAAAATTTGATTCTTATGATGCAGCCAATACAAACAATGTAAGGCAGGAAGCAGTTGTAACTTATCAGAAACGGTTTTCTGAGAAGACACAGAAACTCGACTTTCAATTCGGATTCACAAAATCCGATAGCAAATTTGACCAGAACAATATCTTTAGAGATGTAAATCTTACAGATACCAATACTCAACAGCCAAGGGTTTCTCTGGGAAATTTACTGAATAATACATCTGATATGAGGATTGCCAATTTCAAAGTAGATTATTCCCAGCCGATCAAGATTTTGGATGGAGGTAAAGTAAGCTTAGGCGGATTATATGAACATCAGCAGTTTGACACGGAAAGCAAAGGATTAACGAATCTCGAATACACGAGACAAACCACAGCCACCTACCTGGAATTGCAGGCCAAGCTGAAGAAGTTTGATTTCATTCTGGGAACCCGTGCGGAAAACTATGATATTTCCGGGATTACCAGATATTATGACAAGGCCAATAATAATATGCTGACAGAAGCAGATCTGCGGCCTTTTAATAAATTTAAATTGTTCCCGAATGCCAGCGTCCAGTATAACTTAATGGAGCAGGTACATGTGACGGCCAATTACAACAAAAAGATCAGTCTGCCGAGTATTTCTGCTCTGAATCCGAATAACGTTACCTTCCAGGGTCCGAATACCCAGGTTACCGGTAACCCGAATCTTCAGCCGACGATCTTTAACAACTATGAGGTGAAAATTTCAGCTTTTGATTACGCTTTCATTGGATATAGTGTAAGTTCGGCGAAAAACCAGGTGGCCCAGATCATTCGTAGGGAAGGGAAAAACCTTTTTAACGAGCAGATCAACATATCGGAAATGAAAATCCATAATTTCAATGTCGGGCTTCCGGTTCCGTTTATGATCTTCAGCAAACCGTTGAGCGAGATTATGAAGTTTAATTTCAACCCGGACAAGATCAACTTTATGTATATCTACGCCGGCTATCAGAAACATGATATCGCTGATCTGGATAATAAAGGCTTCTGGATTTTCAATATCATGACCCAGATTATTCTACCGAAGGAAATCAAGCTGACGGCCAATTACAGTTATCTGACACCGAGAGCCGGATATTTCTACTTTACGGCAGAAAAGCCCTTCAACAATTCGTTTGATCTGACGCTGACGAAGAAATTTATGGATAACCGCTTAACCGTTTCCGTATTTGCGAATGACATTTTTAACGGACAGGTGATGCAGGTTCGGTCCAATCCGCCGCAAGGACAATCGGTTTACATGAGGAATAAGTACGATACCCGAAACTTCGGATTATCGGTAAACTATAAAATCCCGACCCGAAACAAGCTGGCAAAGGAAGACCAGAGCATCCTGAAAGAAAGTAAAAAGGATGACAACAGCGGAATGGTGCCGCAAGGACAGTAA
- a CDS encoding outer membrane beta-barrel family protein, producing MKNIPVLAALLVSSLFWSQVKKDSIRTIEKVEILVKKKLLERKADRMIFNVEASIASQGMDGSETLANVPMIKVDETLGTISITGKSSVGVMINGRMLNLSGQALLNYLKSIRSENIAKIEVITTPPAKYEAQGNSGLINIILKKNPNLGFSGSLTSNLIQRTYSGFGNTGMLNYQTEKFSTSLKLVYYDSAKRTNENYSIIGATQNYSNSIRKDMWNELTPSINMSYKISKNSEAGFEYIYAHQRSGMDIVNTTRNISPDLTEEMLLTNTFHREKEPTHTLSAYYDLKLDSLGKKLSIMGNFYKNNSDTEVNFSTQKFSNNTVQDVKTLSLVAPQVFSVQADLELPFSFGTIETGAKFNQFKNNSDLKYFNLTDSGYIADAARANLFEYKEENYAAYFSYAKNFGEHWETKAGLRYENTRAESYTPSTGSGNQYRYGQWFPSAYVSYKKDKNIFSLAYSRRINRPGMSSLNPFRWYSNPYSYSSGNPLLTPSYINNLELGYTFNNKLTASLYYLRLKNAFGQVSFQDGLSQISTYLNYYNTNSLGLNVSYTDTFFKRWESAIAINASKQNSEIFGLDAQPQKGTSFSYSINNTVALNKDKTVAFFLNYEQSLPYRNVNYYFHNFSDLSSGFKISLMHQQLQINATVTNILAQRYRGEIYFTDSVHHMNNYWDGRSFRLSVSYTFGGKKKKIQKKAINFEEKERL from the coding sequence ATGAAAAACATTCCCGTTTTGGCTGCCCTGCTGGTTTCCTCATTATTTTGGTCTCAAGTAAAGAAAGACAGCATCCGTACTATTGAAAAGGTAGAAATCCTTGTTAAGAAAAAGCTGCTGGAAAGGAAAGCAGATCGGATGATCTTTAATGTGGAAGCTTCCATTGCTTCTCAGGGGATGGACGGTTCGGAAACCTTAGCCAATGTTCCTATGATCAAGGTGGATGAAACTCTCGGCACCATTTCGATTACAGGAAAAAGCAGCGTTGGCGTAATGATTAACGGAAGAATGCTGAATCTTTCGGGACAAGCCCTTCTGAATTACCTCAAATCGATCCGATCGGAAAACATCGCCAAAATAGAAGTCATTACCACACCTCCGGCAAAATACGAAGCCCAGGGAAACAGCGGACTGATCAATATCATCCTTAAAAAAAATCCAAACCTGGGATTCAGCGGCAGTCTTACCTCCAACCTGATCCAGCGAACCTATTCCGGATTCGGAAACACCGGAATGCTGAATTACCAGACCGAAAAGTTCAGCACCAGCCTGAAGCTTGTCTATTATGACTCCGCCAAACGTACAAATGAAAACTACAGCATCATCGGAGCTACACAGAATTACAGCAACTCCATCAGAAAAGATATGTGGAACGAATTGACTCCCAGTATCAATATGTCTTACAAAATCAGTAAAAATTCCGAAGCCGGGTTTGAGTATATTTATGCCCACCAAAGATCGGGAATGGACATCGTTAACACCACCCGGAACATCAGTCCAGACCTTACTGAAGAAATGCTTCTGACGAACACATTCCACCGCGAGAAGGAACCCACTCACACGCTAAGTGCCTATTATGATCTCAAACTTGATTCATTAGGTAAAAAATTAAGTATTATGGGAAATTTCTATAAAAACAATTCCGATACGGAAGTGAATTTCTCTACGCAAAAATTCTCTAATAATACCGTTCAGGATGTAAAAACCCTTTCCCTGGTAGCGCCTCAGGTATTTTCCGTACAGGCAGACCTGGAGCTTCCTTTTTCCTTCGGGACCATCGAGACCGGGGCAAAGTTTAACCAATTTAAAAACAATTCCGATTTAAAATATTTCAATCTGACCGATAGCGGATACATCGCTGATGCAGCCAGAGCCAATCTTTTTGAATATAAAGAGGAAAATTATGCCGCCTATTTCAGTTATGCCAAAAATTTCGGCGAACACTGGGAAACCAAAGCCGGGCTCCGTTATGAAAATACCCGGGCAGAAAGCTACACCCCTTCCACAGGTTCCGGTAATCAGTATCGGTATGGCCAATGGTTTCCGTCCGCCTATGTCTCGTATAAGAAAGATAAAAATATTTTCAGCCTGGCGTATTCCAGAAGGATCAACCGTCCGGGAATGAGCAGCCTTAATCCGTTCCGCTGGTATTCCAATCCTTATTCCTATTCTTCCGGAAATCCTTTGCTTACGCCGTCTTATATCAATAATTTGGAACTTGGCTATACCTTCAACAATAAGCTGACGGCCAGTCTCTATTATCTCAGGCTGAAAAATGCATTCGGGCAGGTTTCCTTCCAGGACGGCCTTTCGCAGATCTCGACGTATCTTAATTATTACAACACCAATTCGCTGGGTCTGAATGTTTCTTATACCGATACTTTTTTCAAACGCTGGGAATCTGCGATTGCGATAAATGCAAGCAAACAGAATTCTGAAATTTTCGGGTTAGATGCACAACCTCAGAAAGGAACTTCGTTCAGCTATTCCATTAATAATACCGTTGCACTGAACAAAGATAAAACAGTGGCATTTTTCCTGAATTACGAACAAAGCCTCCCTTACAGAAACGTCAATTACTATTTTCATAATTTCTCCGATCTTTCTTCAGGATTTAAAATTTCGCTGATGCATCAGCAGCTACAGATTAATGCAACCGTTACCAATATCCTTGCCCAGCGGTACCGGGGAGAAATTTATTTCACCGACAGTGTACACCACATGAACAATTACTGGGACGGCAGAAGCTTCCGCCTGAGCGTGAGCTATACTTTCGGAGGTAAGAAAAAGAAGATCCAGAAAAAGGCCATTAACTTTGAGGAAAAGGAAAGATTATAG